In one Mycobacterium sp. NBC_00419 genomic region, the following are encoded:
- a CDS encoding M15 family metallopeptidase, with protein sequence MTKSAERKHLWLIAVATAFAVVASPTALAQPDPAAPADFVALQDVDPSILQEMRYFTAHNFTGDPVDGYRSPTCILTRDAAGALRRAQQGFLERGYSLKVYDCYRPQRAVNDFVAWARDLADQRMKPEFYPRVDKSVLFADGYIAEKSGHSRGSTVDLTLVALPAATEAPYAADQPLLDCAAPQAIRFPDNSVDMGTGFDCFDTLAHTLDPRVGGDELKNRLLLKEGLEHQGFVNYDQEWWHFTFQPEPYPDTYFDFPVDPSVSAGIR encoded by the coding sequence GTGACGAAAAGCGCTGAGCGCAAGCATCTTTGGCTGATTGCGGTCGCGACGGCCTTTGCCGTGGTGGCCTCGCCGACTGCGCTGGCCCAACCTGATCCCGCCGCGCCGGCCGACTTCGTGGCCCTGCAGGACGTCGACCCGTCGATCCTGCAGGAGATGCGGTACTTCACCGCGCACAACTTCACCGGCGATCCGGTCGACGGCTATCGCAGCCCGACGTGCATCCTGACCCGGGATGCCGCCGGCGCACTACGCCGCGCCCAACAAGGCTTCCTCGAGCGCGGCTACAGCCTCAAGGTCTACGACTGCTATCGCCCGCAACGCGCCGTCAACGACTTCGTCGCGTGGGCAAGAGATCTCGCCGATCAGCGGATGAAGCCGGAGTTCTATCCCCGGGTGGACAAGTCCGTGCTGTTCGCTGACGGCTACATCGCCGAGAAGTCCGGGCACAGCCGTGGAAGCACCGTGGACCTCACTCTGGTCGCGCTGCCCGCGGCGACCGAGGCGCCCTACGCTGCGGATCAACCGCTGTTGGATTGTGCTGCGCCACAGGCTATCCGATTCCCCGACAATTCAGTCGACATGGGTACCGGATTCGACTGTTTCGATACTCTCGCCCACACCCTCGACCCGCGGGTGGGCGGCGATGAACTCAAGAACCGGCTGCTTCTCAAAGAAGGTCTCGAACATCAGGGCTTCGTCAATTACGACCAGGAGTGGTGGCACTTCACCTTCCAGCCGGAGCCCTACCCTGATACCTACTTCGACTTTCCGGTCGACCCCTCGGTGTCAGCCGGAATCCGTTGA
- a CDS encoding competence/damage-inducible protein A yields the protein MSARAGIVVTGTEVLTGRVADRNGPWVADRLLELGVELAHITICGDRAADIEAQLRFLAAEGVDLIVTTGGLGPTADDMTVETVARFCGRDLILDTELEAKIAAILKALMARYTGVDFDAVMAANRKQAMVPAGAEVIDPVGTAPGVVVPGTPTVLVLPGPPRELQAMWPNAVASGVVQNAIAGRTVYHQDTVRMFGLAESGLAETLREAERTIGDFTDLEITTCLRRGEVEMVTRYEPHSAAVYDRLMTLVRERHGAMVFSEDGSLVDDQVAALLAGRRIATAESCTAGMLAARLTDRPGSSDYVAGGVVAYANEAKTDLLGVDAALIDTHGAVSQEVAEAMAAGALDRFGADTAVSITGVAGPGGGTPDKPVGTVWFCVRLSDGTTVSRSVRLPGERSDIRERSTTVAMHMLRRTLRGETGPTFS from the coding sequence ATGAGCGCACGCGCGGGAATCGTGGTGACCGGTACCGAGGTGCTGACCGGGCGGGTGGCCGACCGCAACGGTCCGTGGGTCGCCGACCGGCTGCTGGAGTTGGGCGTCGAACTGGCCCACATCACGATCTGCGGTGACCGTGCCGCCGATATCGAAGCCCAGTTGCGATTCCTGGCCGCTGAAGGTGTCGACCTGATCGTCACCACCGGCGGGCTGGGCCCGACCGCCGACGACATGACGGTCGAGACGGTGGCGCGATTCTGCGGGCGGGACCTGATCCTCGACACCGAACTGGAAGCCAAGATCGCGGCGATCCTCAAAGCACTGATGGCCCGCTACACCGGGGTCGACTTCGACGCCGTCATGGCCGCAAACCGCAAGCAGGCCATGGTGCCCGCGGGCGCCGAGGTCATCGACCCGGTCGGCACCGCACCGGGTGTGGTGGTGCCCGGCACGCCTACGGTGCTGGTGCTGCCCGGCCCGCCGCGTGAACTGCAGGCGATGTGGCCGAACGCCGTCGCCAGCGGTGTCGTCCAGAACGCCATCGCCGGACGGACCGTGTATCACCAGGACACCGTCCGCATGTTCGGGCTGGCCGAGTCCGGCCTCGCCGAAACGCTGCGGGAGGCCGAGCGCACCATCGGTGACTTCACCGACCTGGAGATCACCACCTGCCTGCGCCGCGGCGAGGTCGAGATGGTCACCCGCTACGAACCGCACAGTGCGGCGGTCTACGACCGACTGATGACGCTGGTCCGCGAGCGACACGGCGCGATGGTGTTCTCCGAGGACGGCTCGCTGGTCGACGACCAGGTGGCGGCGCTGCTGGCCGGACGGCGGATCGCCACGGCCGAGTCGTGCACCGCAGGGATGCTGGCCGCCCGCCTGACTGACCGCCCCGGCTCGTCGGACTATGTCGCCGGCGGAGTCGTGGCCTACGCCAACGAGGCCAAGACAGATCTGCTCGGAGTCGACGCCGCCCTCATCGACACCCACGGGGCGGTGTCCCAGGAAGTCGCCGAGGCGATGGCCGCGGGTGCGCTGGACCGGTTCGGCGCCGACACCGCGGTCTCGATCACCGGCGTCGCGGGCCCGGGCGGTGGGACACCGGACAAGCCGGTGGGCACGGTGTGGTTCTGCGTGCGACTCTCCGACGGCACCACGGTGAGCCGATCGGTGCGTCTGCCGGGGGAGCGTTCGGATATTCGGGAACGGTCCACGACGGTGGCGATGCACATGCTGCGCCGGACGCTGCGCGGCGAGACCGGTCCGACCTTCAGTTGA
- a CDS encoding GNAT family N-acetyltransferase, with the protein MTDQDRAAARREIADALLTALERRHDVLDAIVDSADRASAVEQITALLGTSRRGGEAVIGMSFDQLTKDSRRRIAQEIEDLNSQLSFTLGERPASSDDSLQLRPFSHADDRDLFATRTDEIGAAGDGSGSPAGDLDDEIRSARDRLSAEEAAWFVAVDGDEKVGLVFGELVEGEVNVRIWIHPEHRKKGYGTAALRRSRSEMAACFPAVPLVIRTPGSTQG; encoded by the coding sequence ATGACCGACCAAGACCGCGCCGCCGCTCGCCGCGAGATCGCCGATGCCCTGCTGACCGCCCTGGAGCGCAGGCACGACGTGCTCGACGCCATCGTGGACTCCGCCGACCGCGCCTCGGCGGTCGAGCAGATCACCGCCCTGCTGGGCACCTCACGACGAGGTGGTGAAGCGGTCATCGGGATGTCCTTCGACCAGCTGACCAAGGATTCGCGGCGCCGGATCGCCCAGGAGATCGAGGACCTCAACAGCCAGCTGAGCTTCACCCTCGGTGAGCGCCCGGCGAGTTCCGACGACAGCCTGCAGCTGCGCCCGTTCTCCCACGCCGACGACCGCGACCTGTTCGCCACCCGCACCGACGAGATCGGCGCCGCCGGCGACGGTTCGGGTTCGCCCGCCGGCGACCTCGATGACGAAATCCGTTCGGCGCGTGATCGTTTGAGTGCCGAGGAGGCGGCCTGGTTCGTGGCCGTCGACGGTGACGAGAAGGTCGGGCTGGTCTTCGGCGAGCTCGTCGAGGGCGAGGTCAACGTCCGGATCTGGATTCACCCGGAGCACCGCAAGAAGGGTTACGGCACCGCCGCACTGCGCAGGTCACGCTCGGAGATGGCGGCCTGCTTCCCGGCGGTTCCGCTGGTGATCCGTACGCCTGGCAGCACTCAGGGCTGA
- a CDS encoding glycoside hydrolase family 2 protein, with product MAKRLGAILLVVLLLVCAGDLGVVARPAPSAAQDIELATGWTLSSASKLDADGATVSVAGYDDSRWHPIKRMPATVLQILQDDGVYPNLYYGKNLLKDVPQDLYKQDWWYRTTFDAPANQQTYVLDFPGINYRADIWLNGRRVADNRQIVGMYNDHELDVTAAIRRGQPNTLAVKVTPERAIQDVDGVELADSWYDWINWRYLGYQGPDKNPANGNSFVPDRNAGIWKPVHLKTSGAVQIGSATVNSELPLPDTDRARLTVYAGLHNYSTDRVRGVVRATITRDGKAPIHVDEPVSLQPGEDREISFTPDRFAALNVANPDLWWPYTMGPPNLYDLKLEFVQNSVATDVATSKFGIRSITQSRDSDDSFAELGTGGNFYLKVNGRDFLVRGATYTPDLLFKYDPDRDAAILRYVKDLGLNMLRLESKISSARFVEMADEMGIPLMYGWMCCNQWEKWQQWDDEDRRVAQESMRSQIDMLRSHPSVFIWANGSDGRPPAGVLADYHRILDDLHWQNATVDTVSSFARDAGGRPQWDGIQMAGPYSWRPPSYWFSGRYGAARGSSAEQGDNEHIPPYASLRKFIPPDKMWPINDTWFFHAGSGPQNSQLVNVRRVIDRRYGPSVNAEMFANKAQLAHYEATRAQFESFAANGWDGHKMTIYWMLNSHWPSFFGNIFDYYLRPGGAYYGAKKGLAPLSVVFDSYATGNHRQARVTVVNQTPDKRENMRVRVRTYDLAGKLRDDRAADDVTVDSGGAVQAMTLPPGPADSPVFFVRCELLDSSGAVVANNVYWQSQQVDDVGPSANDAAFDSRQVSWADMTALNYLPKVPLDISARAAAGGRDVTVQLHNPTTKIAFFERAELLTGPLSDEILPIQYDDNYVTVFPGETVDITATVPDSGPPAQWVRVTGYNSAPVVVQVR from the coding sequence GTGGCGAAGAGGCTCGGAGCGATCCTCCTCGTCGTGCTCCTGCTGGTGTGCGCCGGAGACCTCGGTGTCGTCGCCCGACCAGCGCCGTCGGCCGCCCAGGACATCGAGCTGGCCACCGGCTGGACACTGAGCTCGGCGAGCAAGCTCGACGCCGACGGGGCCACGGTGTCGGTGGCCGGTTACGACGATTCACGCTGGCACCCGATCAAGCGGATGCCGGCCACCGTGCTGCAGATCCTCCAGGACGACGGCGTCTATCCCAACCTGTATTACGGCAAGAATCTGCTCAAGGATGTTCCGCAGGATCTCTACAAACAGGACTGGTGGTATCGCACCACCTTCGACGCCCCCGCCAATCAGCAGACCTATGTGCTGGACTTCCCCGGGATCAACTACCGCGCCGACATCTGGCTCAACGGTCGTCGGGTGGCCGACAACCGTCAGATCGTCGGCATGTACAACGACCACGAACTCGACGTCACCGCCGCGATCCGCCGCGGTCAGCCCAACACGCTGGCCGTCAAGGTCACCCCGGAACGGGCGATCCAGGACGTCGACGGTGTCGAACTCGCCGACAGCTGGTACGACTGGATCAACTGGCGCTATCTGGGCTATCAGGGGCCCGACAAGAACCCGGCCAACGGCAACTCGTTCGTCCCCGACCGCAATGCGGGCATCTGGAAGCCCGTGCACCTCAAGACATCCGGTGCCGTGCAGATCGGCTCGGCGACGGTCAACTCCGAGTTGCCCCTGCCCGACACCGACCGCGCCCGCCTGACCGTGTACGCCGGACTGCACAACTACTCCACCGACCGGGTACGCGGGGTGGTGCGCGCGACCATCACCCGCGACGGCAAGGCGCCCATCCACGTCGACGAGCCGGTATCGCTGCAACCCGGCGAAGACCGCGAAATCTCCTTCACCCCTGATCGATTCGCCGCGCTGAACGTCGCCAATCCCGATCTGTGGTGGCCCTACACGATGGGCCCGCCCAACCTGTACGACCTGAAGCTGGAGTTCGTGCAGAACAGTGTCGCCACCGACGTCGCCACCTCGAAGTTCGGCATCCGCAGCATCACCCAGAGCCGCGACAGCGACGACTCCTTCGCCGAACTGGGCACCGGCGGCAACTTCTACCTCAAGGTCAACGGCAGGGACTTCCTGGTGCGCGGGGCCACCTACACCCCCGATCTGCTCTTCAAATACGACCCCGACCGGGATGCGGCGATCCTGCGCTACGTCAAGGATCTCGGACTGAACATGTTGCGGCTGGAGTCCAAGATCTCCTCGGCCCGGTTCGTCGAGATGGCCGACGAGATGGGCATCCCGCTGATGTACGGCTGGATGTGCTGTAACCAGTGGGAGAAGTGGCAGCAGTGGGATGACGAGGACCGCCGCGTCGCCCAGGAGAGCATGCGCTCCCAGATCGACATGCTGCGCTCGCATCCGTCGGTGTTCATCTGGGCCAACGGCAGCGACGGACGTCCGCCGGCCGGGGTGCTGGCCGACTACCACCGCATCCTCGACGACCTGCATTGGCAGAACGCGACCGTCGACACCGTGTCGTCATTCGCCCGCGATGCGGGCGGGCGGCCGCAGTGGGACGGCATCCAGATGGCCGGCCCCTACAGCTGGCGCCCGCCGTCGTACTGGTTCAGCGGCCGCTACGGCGCGGCCCGCGGGTCCTCGGCGGAGCAGGGCGACAACGAGCACATCCCGCCCTATGCCAGCCTGCGCAAGTTCATCCCGCCGGACAAGATGTGGCCGATCAACGACACCTGGTTCTTCCACGCCGGGTCCGGGCCGCAGAACTCTCAACTGGTCAACGTCCGACGCGTCATCGACCGCCGCTACGGTCCGTCGGTCAATGCCGAGATGTTCGCCAACAAGGCGCAACTGGCCCACTACGAGGCCACCCGGGCGCAGTTCGAGTCCTTCGCCGCCAACGGCTGGGACGGCCACAAGATGACGATCTACTGGATGCTCAACAGCCACTGGCCGTCGTTCTTCGGCAACATCTTCGACTACTACCTGCGCCCCGGCGGTGCCTACTACGGCGCCAAGAAGGGTTTGGCGCCGCTGTCGGTGGTGTTCGACTCCTATGCCACCGGCAACCACCGCCAGGCCAGGGTGACCGTCGTCAACCAGACACCGGATAAGCGCGAGAACATGCGGGTCCGGGTGCGCACGTATGACCTGGCGGGCAAGCTTCGCGACGACCGGGCCGCCGACGACGTCACCGTCGACTCCGGCGGGGCCGTGCAGGCGATGACGCTGCCGCCCGGGCCTGCCGACTCGCCGGTGTTCTTCGTCCGGTGTGAACTGCTCGACTCATCCGGAGCTGTCGTCGCGAACAACGTCTACTGGCAGTCCCAGCAGGTCGATGACGTGGGGCCGTCGGCCAACGACGCCGCATTCGATTCCAGGCAGGTCAGCTGGGCCGATATGACCGCGCTGAACTACCTGCCCAAGGTGCCGCTGGACATCAGCGCCCGGGCAGCCGCGGGCGGCCGCGACGTCACCGTGCAGCTGCACAACCCGACGACCAAGATCGCCTTCTTCGAGCGGGCCGAACTGCTGACCGGCCCGCTGTCCGATGAGATCCTGCCGATCCAGTACGACGACAACTACGTGACCGTCTTCCCCGGCGAGACCGTCGACATCACCGCAACCGTGCCCGACTCCGGTCCCCCGGCACAATGGGTGAGAGTGACCGGATACAACAGCGCTCCGGTCGTCGTGCAAGTGCGCTGA
- a CDS encoding DMT family transporter translates to MLQHALVVAAALAGAVFAAIGIVVRQRATMDVPADQGVSAVMVTTLLRRRLWWAGTAAAGTGYAFQAVALAYGSILLVAPLLVSALLFALPLSARLAHRRVTRSEWGWAVLLTLSLGVFVALARTEPGDYEGSALTAVIAAGICVLFVAGCLLVALRLSDWRRALMLAVGVGVLFGVVAVLTKLVMHLVTEGNLARVMASPVFYLLVVVGVIATLLQQSAFHAGSLRASVPAMLVLEPVVAVLLGEVVLGEHLAVSKPVAVALLIAAGTMAAATIALGRDEGAWEDELEAAKAGAEPRT, encoded by the coding sequence TTGCTGCAGCACGCACTCGTTGTGGCAGCTGCCCTCGCCGGCGCGGTGTTCGCCGCTATCGGCATCGTCGTGCGCCAGCGAGCCACCATGGACGTCCCCGCCGACCAGGGCGTCAGCGCCGTGATGGTGACCACGCTGCTCCGCCGCCGGCTGTGGTGGGCCGGCACAGCCGCGGCGGGCACCGGCTATGCGTTCCAGGCGGTGGCCCTGGCGTACGGGTCGATCCTGCTGGTCGCCCCGCTGCTGGTGTCGGCGTTGTTGTTCGCCCTGCCGCTCAGTGCGCGGTTGGCACACCGCCGCGTCACCCGCTCGGAGTGGGGCTGGGCAGTGCTGCTGACCCTGTCGCTCGGGGTGTTCGTTGCGCTGGCCCGCACGGAGCCCGGTGACTACGAAGGCTCGGCGCTGACCGCGGTGATCGCGGCCGGTATCTGTGTGCTGTTCGTCGCGGGCTGCCTGCTGGTGGCGCTGCGGCTCTCGGACTGGCGCCGGGCACTGATGCTGGCCGTCGGCGTCGGCGTGCTCTTCGGTGTGGTGGCCGTGCTCACCAAGCTCGTGATGCACCTCGTCACCGAAGGCAACCTGGCGCGGGTAATGGCCTCACCGGTGTTCTACCTGCTGGTCGTCGTCGGTGTGATCGCGACGCTGCTGCAGCAGTCGGCCTTTCACGCCGGCTCGCTGCGCGCCTCGGTGCCCGCCATGCTGGTGCTCGAACCCGTAGTGGCGGTGCTGCTCGGTGAGGTGGTTCTCGGCGAGCACCTGGCAGTGAGCAAGCCGGTCGCCGTCGCTCTGCTGATCGCGGCGGGCACCATGGCCGCGGCCACCATCGCGCTGGGCCGTGACGAGGGCGCCTGGGAAGACGAGCTGGAAGCCGCCAAGGCCGGAGCCGAGCCCCGGACCTGA
- a CDS encoding FGGY family carbohydrate kinase — MTVLAIDQGTSGTKAIVVDPDAGVVGLAEVPVHPRYLDDGGVEQDAQELLDSVLTAGRAAVAEAGRPIEVVSLANQGETVLAWDPATGRPLTPAVVWQDRRAQALCAELAGHADEIAARTGLVLDPYFSAPKMAWLRRHRETAGVVTTSDSWLLHQLTGEFVTDATTASRSLLVELGAQQFDGDLLRLFGLADEALPRIVGNDEIIGTTTCFGADVPVGGIVVDQQAALLAQACLQPGMAKCTFGTGAFLLANTGSDPVRSTSGLTTSVAWRIGGTDTFCVDGQVYTAASAVRWLASLGVIAGAEDLDAVAAADSQGVLCVPALAGLAAPWWQSGATATISGLTLASGPGHLVLAVLQGIAAQIAELASAIGTDTGAPLTRLRVDGGLTKSAVLMQATADILQVPVDVYPSAHATALGAAALARLSLHPAQGLDSVVAPWTPPASFEPRWTQDRADEFRCRWRELAETTFGNPA; from the coding sequence GTGACCGTCCTTGCCATCGACCAGGGGACGTCGGGCACCAAGGCCATCGTCGTCGACCCCGATGCCGGAGTGGTCGGGCTGGCCGAGGTGCCGGTACACCCGCGCTACCTCGATGACGGCGGAGTCGAGCAGGATGCCCAGGAACTACTCGATTCGGTGCTGACGGCGGGGCGTGCGGCGGTCGCCGAAGCCGGCCGGCCGATCGAGGTTGTGTCCCTTGCTAATCAGGGCGAGACGGTGCTGGCCTGGGACCCTGCCACCGGACGGCCGCTGACCCCCGCGGTGGTCTGGCAGGACCGCCGCGCGCAGGCCCTGTGCGCCGAACTGGCCGGGCACGCCGACGAGATCGCGGCACGCACCGGACTGGTGCTCGATCCCTACTTCTCCGCCCCCAAGATGGCCTGGCTGCGTCGTCACCGCGAAACCGCCGGTGTGGTGACCACATCGGATTCCTGGCTGCTGCATCAACTCACCGGTGAGTTCGTCACAGACGCCACCACGGCCAGCCGATCACTGCTGGTGGAACTGGGCGCCCAGCAGTTCGACGGGGATCTGCTGCGATTGTTCGGCCTGGCGGACGAAGCCCTGCCCCGCATCGTCGGCAACGACGAAATAATCGGCACCACAACATGTTTCGGTGCTGACGTTCCGGTCGGCGGAATCGTCGTCGATCAGCAGGCCGCGCTGCTCGCACAAGCCTGCCTGCAGCCCGGGATGGCCAAGTGCACGTTCGGCACCGGCGCGTTCCTGTTGGCCAACACCGGTTCGGATCCGGTGCGCTCGACCTCGGGGCTGACGACTTCGGTGGCATGGCGGATCGGTGGCACCGACACCTTCTGCGTCGACGGGCAGGTGTACACCGCCGCATCAGCGGTGCGCTGGCTGGCCTCGCTGGGGGTGATCGCCGGGGCCGAGGACCTGGATGCTGTCGCCGCGGCCGACAGCCAGGGTGTGCTCTGCGTCCCGGCGTTGGCCGGCCTCGCGGCCCCGTGGTGGCAATCCGGAGCTACCGCAACGATTTCCGGGCTCACGCTCGCCAGTGGGCCCGGGCACCTCGTGCTGGCGGTGCTGCAGGGCATCGCCGCCCAGATCGCAGAGTTGGCCTCTGCCATCGGAACCGACACCGGCGCGCCGCTGACCCGGCTGCGGGTCGACGGCGGCCTGACCAAGTCGGCGGTGCTCATGCAGGCCACCGCCGACATCCTGCAGGTGCCGGTGGACGTCTACCCGTCGGCGCACGCAACCGCGCTGGGAGCGGCGGCGCTGGCCCGGTTGAGTCTGCATCCGGCGCAGGGGCTGGACTCCGTCGTCGCGCCCTGGACCCCGCCAGCCTCCTTCGAACCCCGATGGACGCAGGATCGCGCCGACGAATTCCGTTGCCGGTGGCGCGAACTCGCCGAGACCACCTTCGGGAACCCGGCATGA
- a CDS encoding NAD(P)/FAD-dependent oxidoreductase gives MTPVYDVAVIGAGIVGSAIARELAGHRLSVALLDARDDVGDGTSKANTAILHTGFDAKPATLESRLVRRGYQLLSQYAEPTGIPIERTGAVLVAWDDEQLATLPSLKAQAEANEYSECELVDAATVYRLVPDLGPGALGGLTVPGESIICTWTVNLALATDAVNRGAALHRGHRVESVSAGPDHTTLHTTAGPVSTRWVVNAAGLGADRLDAQFGYSRFTVTPRRGELIVYDKLARPLVDTIVLPVPTSRGKGVLISPTIYGNVMLGPTSEDLTDRGATATSTAGLESLLDKGSRLMPRLLQEEITATYAGLRAAIDAGDYLIEADPVQRYLLVGGIRSTGLTAGMAIAEHSAGLLEQAGLAMAPRDDLPAAPRMPNLGEAFPRPYQDAAAISADPAYGRIVCFCERVTEGELRDARRSVIPPMDLDGLRRRTRVLNGRCQGFFCGAQVSRWFEEPR, from the coding sequence ATGACCCCGGTCTACGACGTCGCCGTCATCGGAGCCGGCATCGTCGGCTCGGCGATCGCCCGTGAACTGGCCGGCCACCGACTGTCGGTGGCACTACTCGATGCCCGCGACGACGTCGGTGACGGCACCAGCAAGGCCAACACCGCGATCCTGCACACCGGCTTCGACGCCAAGCCCGCAACCCTGGAGTCCCGGCTGGTCCGGCGGGGCTATCAGCTGCTCTCGCAGTATGCCGAACCGACCGGGATTCCGATCGAACGCACCGGCGCAGTCCTGGTCGCCTGGGACGACGAACAGCTCGCCACCCTCCCCTCGCTCAAGGCGCAGGCCGAAGCCAACGAGTACTCGGAGTGCGAACTCGTCGACGCCGCAACGGTGTACCGCCTCGTCCCGGACCTCGGACCCGGGGCGCTGGGTGGCCTGACCGTCCCCGGTGAGTCGATCATCTGCACCTGGACGGTCAACCTGGCACTGGCCACCGACGCGGTGAACCGCGGTGCGGCACTGCATCGGGGACATCGGGTCGAATCGGTGAGCGCCGGGCCCGATCACACCACCCTGCACACCACCGCCGGTCCGGTCAGCACCCGATGGGTGGTCAACGCTGCCGGGCTCGGCGCCGACCGGCTCGACGCCCAGTTCGGCTATTCGCGTTTCACCGTCACACCGCGGCGCGGGGAGCTCATCGTCTACGACAAGCTCGCCCGGCCTCTGGTGGACACCATCGTGCTGCCGGTGCCGACCTCCCGCGGCAAGGGTGTCCTGATCAGCCCGACCATCTACGGCAATGTGATGCTCGGCCCGACCTCGGAGGACCTGACCGACCGCGGCGCCACCGCGACCAGTACAGCCGGCCTGGAATCGTTGCTGGACAAGGGCAGTCGGCTGATGCCCAGACTGCTGCAGGAGGAAATCACCGCAACCTATGCCGGATTGCGGGCGGCCATCGACGCGGGCGACTATCTGATCGAGGCCGACCCGGTCCAGCGCTACCTACTGGTCGGCGGCATCCGCTCCACCGGGCTCACTGCCGGCATGGCCATCGCCGAACATTCAGCCGGCCTGCTCGAGCAGGCCGGGCTGGCGATGGCGCCCCGGGACGATCTGCCCGCGGCGCCGCGGATGCCGAATCTCGGCGAAGCCTTCCCCCGGCCCTACCAGGATGCGGCCGCGATCAGCGCCGACCCCGCCTACGGGCGGATCGTCTGCTTCTGTGAGCGGGTCACCGAAGGCGAACTTCGCGACGCCCGCCGCTCGGTCATCCCGCCGATGGACCTCGACGGCCTGCGCCGGCGCACCCGGGTGCTCAACGGCCGTTGTCAGGGATTCTTCTGCGGCGCGCAGGTTTCGCGGTGGTTCGAGGAGCCGCGGTGA
- a CDS encoding NAD(P)/FAD-dependent oxidoreductase, which translates to MSADVAIIGAGPSGLTAAAELAGSGLKVIVLERESMAGGIPRHSDHLGYGIRDLRTVISGPQYARRLVAQAIEAGAEIRTETTVTDWAGDHALHTTSPRGRETVGARAVVLATGARERPRPARLIAGDRPAGVYTTGHLQNLVTIQGGTVGRRAVVVGAELVSYSAVLTLRHAGCRTALMTTVHHRPESYTGLSAAARIGLGLTVATRTRVTRIVGSATVRAVEIENIDTGARRIVDCDTVVLTGDWVPDHELARTAGLALDEHSRGPLVDTALRTSRAGVFAIGNLVHPVDTADVAALDGRHVAAQVHAFLDGRVPSSLATRLLAEPPLRWISPGLMRPDDVAPARDRLLAWTNTLVRFPTVIARQGGVEVGRRRLAWPASPGRIVRIPAGLVAGARPGGEPVILSLG; encoded by the coding sequence GTGAGCGCCGACGTCGCCATCATAGGCGCCGGCCCGTCCGGGCTGACCGCTGCCGCTGAGCTCGCCGGCAGCGGACTGAAAGTGATTGTGCTGGAACGAGAGTCGATGGCCGGTGGCATACCCCGGCACAGCGATCACCTGGGCTACGGCATCCGTGATCTGCGCACGGTCATCAGCGGTCCACAGTACGCGCGGCGACTGGTCGCCCAAGCGATCGAGGCCGGCGCCGAGATCCGCACCGAGACGACGGTCACGGACTGGGCCGGTGATCACGCGCTGCACACCACCTCGCCGCGCGGCCGGGAAACGGTCGGGGCCCGGGCGGTGGTGCTGGCCACCGGCGCCCGCGAACGGCCCAGACCCGCCCGACTGATCGCCGGTGACCGGCCGGCCGGTGTCTACACCACGGGGCACCTGCAGAACCTGGTGACCATCCAGGGCGGCACCGTCGGCCGTCGCGCTGTCGTGGTTGGCGCCGAACTGGTCAGCTATTCGGCGGTTCTCACCCTGCGTCACGCCGGCTGCCGCACCGCCCTGATGACCACCGTGCATCACCGGCCCGAGTCGTACACGGGGTTGAGCGCCGCGGCCCGGATCGGGCTTGGCCTGACGGTGGCCACGCGCACCCGAGTCACGCGGATCGTCGGCTCCGCCACCGTGCGCGCGGTGGAGATCGAGAACATCGACACCGGTGCCCGGCGGATCGTGGACTGCGACACCGTGGTCCTGACCGGGGACTGGGTTCCCGACCACGAACTGGCCCGCACGGCCGGCCTGGCCCTCGACGAGCACAGCCGCGGACCGCTGGTCGACACCGCGCTGCGCACCAGCCGGGCGGGCGTGTTCGCCATCGGCAACCTGGTGCACCCGGTGGACACCGCGGACGTCGCCGCGCTCGACGGCCGGCACGTGGCCGCCCAGGTCCACGCATTCCTGGACGGCCGTGTCCCGTCGAGCCTCGCCACTCGTTTGCTGGCCGAGCCGCCGCTGCGCTGGATAAGCCCCGGGCTGATGCGTCCTGACGACGTCGCACCGGCCCGCGACCGGTTGCTTGCCTGGACCAACACGTTGGTGCGTTTCCCCACTGTCATCGCACGTCAGGGCGGTGTCGAGGTGGGCAGGCGGCGTCTGGCGTGGCCGGCTTCGCCGGGTCGTATCGTCCGGATTCCGGCCGGCCTGGTGGCCGGAGCCAGGCCAGGCGGCGAACCGGTGATCCTGTCGCTGGGTTGA